A segment of the Panicum hallii strain FIL2 chromosome 1, PHallii_v3.1, whole genome shotgun sequence genome:
ATGGCGGATGCGGACGGGCGCCCGGATGACATCGTCACGGCGctgcggggcggggcggggggcgCTGCGGGTCGTGGtcggggcgcggcgcggcgcggcgcggcgtggcgtggcgAGGGCGTGCGCTCTGTGCCTCTGTGGGGCGTGGACTCGGCAGGCTTGGGGTGGGGAAGTCGCCGGGGATCGGTGACAACGCCCGCTGCGCCGGATAGTTGTGTTCCGTGATGAGCCCGGCTGCCCGCCCGCTTGCTTGTTCTGCCTCACAATGTTTCTCGAACGTGACTGAGCCATGCGCCATTTTTGAACCCAACAAGCAATAAACAACTTCTGCATGAAATTCTCTTCAAACCACATGTGTTTTTATTTGGAATATCTATGTCATAGTTACTTATTCTTTTGACGTTCTGGACTAATTCATGTCAATTTTTGTTACTTGCGGTCAAAATTTGCCATATGAAAACCATATTGCTAGATTTGGAATAATATCTCTGAACATAGCGTTTTATAGAGAGAGGTTTATAATAAGTAGGCAATTGTCGGATACGATTACCGGAATTCAACAGTATTGATGATGTTGCAACCTTTTATGTAGCTCGATACTTGCATTATTGGCTAGCCCTTTTTACATTTGTGTGGCCCTTAAACCATAAGCTAGATTATATGATCTTGATGTGAAATAAACAATGCTTTAGTTTGGATGTCTAGGTAGATTGAACTACCCTAGCAAACTTGTAGTGTTCTCCTTTTCTTCGAAACTTAGTTTGGTCCCGTAACATGCACTGTGCACTCATTTTCTTAAAATAAACTGATTTACTAGGACCAAATGTTAGCTATATCGCAAACTAAGTAACTTTAAAACAGGTGTCCGTAAGAGCACAAGTATACTCTAGTTAGAGAAAGACGCGTGAAGCTGTGAATGAGAATTTTATGCATGACGAGTGTAGCATCAAGCTGCTTACGTTGAACAAACTCCACAGGTTGTGCGTATGTTCACCGATATATCTTTGCACTTGATACTTCCTATTACTTGCCAAAGCGCGCTGGAAAATTGTGTCAATCGTCAACACTAAAATACTTTCTATTCTAGTTCAAAACAAAGAAAAATGAACTTTCATAGCGTGCGTTAGACTTTGGGCCGGGCTGGCCCATGGCATTTCTCCATCCCACCACAAAACCAAGCTCAGCACCGACCGGGTAAAATGGTACCAAgagcagcccagcccagcccacgCTGCAACTGGCGTCAGCGTGAAGCGTGAAACGGACGGTGCAATAAAGTTGGCGGTAACAGCAACCAGCCAGGCGAGCGACTGACGGACTGACGTGCTAGCACCGCCTCACTTTACAAAACCAAACCCGTGTCCGGACGCTGAGCTCCCTCTCCCCCACCGTGTCCCGCGtcctcctcccctctggccctctctctcccatcggATCCGAGACCCACGCGAAAAACCCGGGCCGGGAAAAATCGCGAGGAAAGAGAACGCCCGGAAGGGAAACACAAGCTCGGGCTCGAgacgaaaccctaaccctagctccgCCACGCCTCCCCAGCCGGAGGCTACCCCGaagaccccgccgccgccgggggacTCCGGCGGCGATGCGCCCCTTCCAGGACAAGGCGGTATGAGCGGGGAAATGGCCCGCGCCGAGGTCTCGCCCGAGGGGGCGGCCCCCGGCTTCGGGGCCGACCTGTACGCCCAGGCAACCAAGGCTCTGGCCCTGCGGACGCCGTTCGAGGGTGAAGAGGCGGCATCCAGGGTTCCCACGCTGCCCGCGAGGCTCGTGAGCTGGGCAGGGCCGGGGGACGCCCggaagaagcacaagaagattCAGCTCCCCCCGCCGGACGATGCTGCTGTCGAGCCTCCACCGCGGCCAGCTGCAAAGGTTGGCTTGTGGGAGCAGTTTGAGGCCTATTTCCGTCCAGTAACATTGGCTGATGTCGAAATGTTAAAACCAAAGCTCCCATTCGGCTACAACAACCTCGACTCATGTATGCTAATACCATTTCTGGGCAGTGGCAAGGAATTGGTAAACCAAGCCGAGACATATGACGTGGCTGTCGCTGAAACAAGCTCGTATCTGGGTGTGGGCGGTGCAGAGGTGGTCAGTAACAGAGAGCGTGGTGAGCAAAGTGTGCATCTCCTTAGCCAGAAAGAGAAAAGGGATCAAAGTGTGGATCCAGACATACATGATGTGGTCGTGCAACAGATGGTCAGTGACAAAGACCTCAGTAGGCGAAGCAGAGTGTCTGTACAACCGGGAGAACGGCCATTTGAAGTGGATCAAGCTGGGAGGAATGGCATTGTGTCAGCACAATGTGTTGAAGAGGAAGAAAGTTCACTTAATTGGTTGTTAGGAGCAACAGGCCGGTTTGTCCTCACTTCGGAGCGACCCAACAAGAAGAGAAAGCTTTTGGGTGTGGATGCTGGGTTAGAACAGCTTGTTCTGCTTCCACGCTTGGGAGCTGAGAAGTCTTCAAGCTGTGATGTTTGTTGTCTTGGAGAGAGTTCCATGGACTCCAATAGGATAGTTAACTGCAGCAACTGCAAGGTGTCGGTGCACCAGAAGTGCTATGGTTTGCGTGTTGTGCCTGATGGGCAATGGCTGTGTGCTTGGTGTACATATTTGGAGTCGAATAAAGATTCTGGCAGCACCCAATCGACGCCTTGTGTTTTATGTCCAAAGGAGAAAGGGGCTCTTAAACCTATTGAAGTGGAGCCTACTCAAAATGCAGATGTTAGCCACCTGAAATTTGTGCACTTGTTTTGTAGTCTCTGGGCGCCAGAGGTTTTTGTGGAGGACATGGAGTCAATGGAACCTGTAACTAATCTCGATAGCGTCCTAGAGAATCGAATGAAGTTGACATGCAGTATTTGCAAGATTAAGCATGGAGCATGTGTTCGATGTAGTCATGGTATGTATTTGCACCCCATGTCTCTGATTCTTCTTAAAAGAGATGGTGAATAATTGACATATATCATTCTTATGTTTATGTGCTATCGGTATTTATGAAAATACATTCTCTTGTAATTTAGGAAATGTAAAAGGTCTGTAGATGCATTAGTTTATGACTTCAGCTTTGGTTTAGGCTCTGGGTATTTTTGGTGCTTATCAACAGTCTTTCTTGATTTCAAATTCGACCTACCAATcacatgatacctcacaacttgGGCCTGCTACTCTTTTCAATTATAAATCATGCAATCCATACTGGCATGCTGCGCATAAAGGggcaatttttcaaaattagGCTTGTTACGCTGTGTGGATCATGGCATTCTGCCATCAATACCAGGCATCCAGGTCACAGCACAAAATGCTTGCTAAAATAGGTTTGCGTTTAGCCCCTTTTATATGCAAGCTTCCACATGGGGCATCGTCTTCTGAATTGCTGGCCTTGAAAACTATTCTTTTTTATATTTGCTAGGGGCATGTGATGTGAGATAATTAGTTCATTCCTTGTTCACTTTGTCGTAGTGAGTGTGATATAATTGAATTTTGTTTTGGAAAGGGAACTGGCACACACCAATCAACTCTTGGTTGTAGCAACACaacaaaatttgaattattgTGCAATATTTAGGGAGAATCTGCGATATGCCTTTCTCaacaaaatttgaattattgTGCAATATTTTGGGAGAATCTGTGATATGCCTTATATTTGAGTTTTGGTATACCTTCATATGCATCAATTTACTACGCATTATTCATCCCACCAAGAATGACACAATAATTGATATCGTGTAACCAGCCGTTCATTTCAAATCTCAATTAAGTGTTACTCTGACATTTTAAACTACTATAGAATCCATATATGCATATATATTTCAatagatatggtagaatttgCTGGTATTTTGTTTTGTGTTGATTGACTTTGTACCATGACTATCTTGAACACATTACATGAAAAATGCTTGCTTCTTTGTTGCTTATGTAGTTGCTATAGTGGATTTTTTTCCTTCTATGGCTATCTGATTTTAAGCAAGTTGGATTGCCCTTTAGCCAGCTGAGTGGACCACACAGTATTCTTAGTATTCAAAAGTTTtctgatgaaaacagcaaggcTATGATGCTATGTTTGTGCTGAATATTTTATTTTCCTGCTAAATACTGTGCTCCATTGCTCTCTGAGGAAATGCCTCTTACATGGCATTTGTCATCAGAATTCAGAAAACTAGTTCATGGAGCATGTTGTTGTTATTTAACTGGCCAACTTAATTATTTGTGTGCTCAAATCTTCTTCCAATGCTCTTCATTTGATTGTGGGAACCTTAAAATAAATTGATTCTTTCTGCAATGATGCATAATTGGTTTTGGTAAAACAAAATGTATCATACTGGATTTCAAACAATATCTTTGAACCTGATATCACAAATTTTTTGTATTAAGCATTCATAACTTGAGAAAGGAGCTCTATTGGATATTTGGCACAAGCCAGTTTCCAAGGAGCTACTCAAGATGGAAAAACCAGTGGGTTTATATCTCAACAGTTAATCGTAGGTTTTAGGATGTAAGCATGTTCAATTTCAAGCTCTTTCACAATCTTCCCCTAGTTCATGTTCTTGATACTAGCACTCAATACCTTTTACTAAGTTTCGTGTGTCTTGTAGGGACATGTCGGGCGGCTTTTCATCCTATATGCGCAAGAGAGTCAAAGCATCAAATGGAGATATGGGGAAAATCTAAACACTCTAATGTTAGACCTTTTGTTCTGATGGTTGCCACTAAACTTAAATGAGGTAAATGTGGCTcacttctctttttttttttttgcttcccTTTTGCAGGTTGAATTGAGAGCATTTTGCTCAAAGCATTCCGCAGTTGGATACACCAGCTTAGTCAAGAACAGTAACCATGCTTCTGAACAGAGTCCTACAGAATCTCGCCCAAATACTACAAACCTCATCACCGGAAAAATTCCAAAACTAAGATTCACACGCAAAAACAAGGACAAATTCATGAACAGTGAAACCAGTGCCTCTAGCTCTGGTAACCTGATCAGGGTCGAGACTATAGAGCAAGATACTTTGGCTTATACAGTTAGAAATGCAAATGCTCAACCAATTCGAAGCTGGGAAACAGATACTGGGCATCCATCTGGTGGTGGGGATCGTATGAGAAGTTCTGGTGATATTGCTGTAGTGCTTAGAAAGGTAAGTGTTACTGATGTAATGCGCAGTTAGAGCACATGAATTTACTTCCTAACTTTCACGAAACAAAAACACTAATCTCCGCACTGTTTTTGCAGCTAATTGACAGTGGAAAGGTTAGTGTTGGTGATATAGCATCTGAAGTGGGTATTTCTTCGGAATCCTTGGAAGCTGCTCTCGTGGTACTTCGTGCAGATACCTTATATATTTGCTATGTTAGCTTATTTACAAGCTATTTTGCTAAATTTCTGATTGGCAGGGTGAAACTACCACATTTTCCCATGGTTTGATGCTAAAAATTATCAAGTGGCTCCAAAATTCTGTGCATATGCATACTATTCGAGGAAATGCTCGAAAAGGGAACTCGGTGGTGCTGCAAGATAACAATTCAGATGGGTCTGATACCACAGATACCGTTGATACAAAAATTCCATTGGTCCCAGCTGATGATAAAGAACCATTTGTTGATATGTCGGATTCTGCTGTAACTGAGCCCACACTGACACGATCTAAAAGTAACAGTAAGATTCTGGAAGGAGATAATACAACATGTGCAACTGGTGTGACTATTTTACAAAATGGAAACAAGAATATGGTTAAAGAGGGGGTTGATCTTGAGTGTTCTCCTGCTAAAGAATTTGCAAAAGAATCTACTCGAGAGTTCTCCCCAATTGGCAGCAATGGTGTTTCaaaggaagaaaagggaaaatTGGTAAGAAATATGACCTATGAGCATTATGCAAGGCTTTGTTTCTTGCCTCTGAACTGGTTTTGAGCATGAAGTTTCACACTTCCACTGCATGGGTGgcattttcctttttttttgtacATTGAAATATGTTAAGACTTTTCCGGTAGAGATTtagaagtgggaagacatttgTTTTGTTGCTCCATTAGGATTACTATAAATTCCACTTGTCAGCTACCTTAAATGATTTTTTTTGGCTAAATGGCCAGTTTATTGCAATAAAAAGCTTCAGCCACTTGTGATGGAAGGCCCCCCTTCTTCCACTTCCCCAAACCCACCCACCCCAACCTCCCTGTCTCTCTGAAAGGTGTCATATTTCTTTCCATGGCATATAGTTGAGCTGACCATAGAGTGAACTGATGGCTATAAGGGCTGTTCACCATTAGCATGTCTCCCACTTTTCTGAAGTTGTAGCCCTCCGATTTACCTTGTCTGCCGAGGGATGCTGTGTTGTCATTGTTTTATGGTCCTAGCGAAGTAATCTTTCATCATGGATGCAATTTGATTCACATCCTTGTGACAGATACTGAACAACACATGTGGAAATAAAGAATTTGGTACTTCCATGGAGATGCCAAATGAAAATCGAGGTAAAATCTTCTGTGATCTATTACTTATGACTTTTTATTCTATTGATTTATCAATAATCGCTAGGTTTCTTTTTGGGTTATCTTATTTGAAATAACAAATAAAGCAAATGAATCACTCCATAATGATTTAATAGCAAAAAAGACTACCTTAGACCTGTTCATTCAAAAAAGAATCTCTGTGCATGTGCAAGTGTCGATTCATTATTCACTAATAGTGACTGGTTGAGAAGGTTACAAGATAATCTAGGTGTCAACAATGTTTGGCCGTGTGGCACCTCATTGCCCTTTCCCATTCAGGAGGAATCATCATACCAATGCTAACAGTTCTCATTTCCATGTTGGTAAATACTGCTATGTACAGGAACTATAAATATTCTGTGGCTAATAATATTTCATGATGTAAGATAGAGTTGCATGCAAGTTCCACCTTGTGACCTTGCGAGCTGTAGGTGCCTTATTTGTTGGGCTAACTCACCTCAGGGTTTTAGAGCCATGGAATTGGAATTACTGAATTTGTAATATTTCAGTTGAAGCCAAATTAAAAATAGGTGAAATTGAAGACAGTACATTTGCTCACGGTGCTTTACTTGGTTGACCGATCCACTTAACTACTGAAATTGAATTTGTAATCATGCTGCTTCAGCGTCCTCTCTACTTGCCCATGGCTGTGTTTTGGATATTAAGTTAGCTCTGATATTGTAGGTATAGTGACCATTGTTTCATTGCCCTGTAGCATTCACTGTTTCATTTTTGTGGGCTCTCTCAAATGATCAAGTACACAAGCAATTGGTGTAGTTGAAGCATTACTGATCAATCTTAGTTCTGCAACCTAGAATGAAGCCCCAAAAATTACCTCAAGTGATCAAAGCAATTGTGCATTGAACTTTCTTCAAACTTACTAATCAAAGCTAGTTTCATTGCCATGCATGTGCTTCTGCTTCTACCTGGTAGTGTACTGTCGTGCAGGTGTAAGGCCCATAACAGATATAGAATTTTCCGCATTGTGATTAATCGTAAGGAATTATTCATGACATCTTTTACGAACATGGATCACATTGATCTAACTCCTGGTCTTGTCAAGTGGAGGCCATGTGCATTATTTCCGATATTTGTTCTTATGTATTATTCTTCATTCATTTTATGGTAGTTATTCACACAATTTTGTGGGTCTTACTATTATGAGCAGGTGTACTACTTGGAAGGAAAAGTGATAATTTAATTGAGGCTGGACTTGGCTCAGACTCGAAGGAAGGAGTATCTTCACTTGATCATTATTTTTCTCAGGGTGATCATGCTAGAGATGGCGAAAATTCAATTGAAAACAGCTCTGTCACTCCTCGTGATTGTGATTCAAGCTGCTCTCATGGACAGCCATTTTTCAAGTAAGTTGCACGTGCATAAGTATAACTGATCGAATATTGGTACTTCTGCTGTTGTTTTGAACCAAAAAGGCACTGCTGGAAGCAGTTGTTCACCCCTCTCTTGATGTATGCAGCTTTGATGATTCACATTCTTATATTCATCCCTTCATTAAGAAAAAGATATCTCATCATTGGGACATTACTTTCAATCAGAACAAGGAAGCTCTGGATCATCATGGTAAGTCCTTGTTGGTTTTTCTAAGCTAAATTTCTTGGTAGAAATTTCAATTTTTGCATGTTAATGTTGCAAATAGTATTTTTGTCATGTCAATCTTTGACTGATCTCACATTTTTTATGTCAAATGTTACTAGAAGAACATTCGTGTCCTCACGAGAAACTACCTGTCGATTCCTTTGAAGAACATGAGGATGCAACAGATACAACTACATCAGATCAAGTTTTGAAAGCAAAATCCATGAGAGTTCTCGAGCATGCACCTGATGATGAAGTAGAAGGAGAGATGGTATACCTACAAGCTAGGCTGCTTGACAATGCTGTTGTTCTGAAGCACAGATGCGGTAAGAGTATTTTTCTCACTGTTTCTATTTTGTGCATCCTGTGTGCTTCAACATACACATATAAAGAATGATACAATCTTTTGACTTCATTGCCTGTATTCCAAGCTTCTCTCACCTCAATACTGTGCATGAAACTGTCCGATAAATGAAGTGGTTGATTCCTCAGTTTCTTCAATGCAGTTGTTGTTTCATTAGTTTCCTGAAATGGCTTTCTATTTGGTTCTTGCAGAAAAATTGATAGCAAAGGTTGTACAGAATCTTTCTCGTGAGCTGGATGCATTCAGTAGAAGAAAATGGGACCTTATTTTTGTGAATCAGTTTCTTCGTGATGTTAGAGAAGCTAAGAAAcgtgggagaaaagaaaagagacaTAAGGAAGCCCAAGCTGTACtagctgcagctgcagctgctgtTGCATCCTCTTCACGGAATTCAATCATGAGAAAAGATGCAAAGGAAGATGCAGCTCCTGCTAATCAAGAGGTTTTTGCTGTTTTTGGTTTGTCAATTGAGAAATTACTATGTGATGCAGATCTCATCGATCTCACCTTTTTCTTGCGTGTAGAATTCTCCAAAACTTGTTGCTGGATCTTCAAGAGTTGGGCAACGGACTAAAGATTCATTAAAGTCATCCAACAGCAAAGTACAACCAGATAACAAATTTGGCAGTTTTCATATGCCAATCTCCTCAAACGAAAATGAACTCTATTGTGATGTATGCATGCGAACTGAGACTGTCTTGAACCGAATATTCATCTGCTCCAGATGCAAGGTGCTTTGGATTTTGTTTGAGTTCTCATGTATTTTACTATACTGCGCTATTAACTCGGACCTTTTTACCAGGCTGCTGTGCACATAGATTGCTACAGAAATATGGAGAATTCTATTGGCCCCTGGAAATGTGAACTTTGTGAAGATCAAGATATTTCTTTAGAAACCTCAACTGCTAGTGATAAATCAGATTGTAATGGCAAAAAATTACACTTTGCACGGTGTGGTATGTGTCATGGCACATCAGGTGCTTTTAGAAAAACTGCAGATGGGCAGTGGGTTCATGCTTTTTGTGCTGAGGTAATTATATACGATAACCTCCTTTTATTTAATTGCCTTTCTTGTTTAAGTCCTATATTTTTTTCAAATATTTTCACAGTGGTTGTTGGACACCAAGTACGTAAGGGGACAAGAAAATCCTGTGGAAGGAATGGTACACAGCTCTATCCATTATTGTGTTTTTCTCGTAGTTTTGATCTATTAGAATTAATAGAACTTCTGCAACTGTTTTTTCTGTTAACTTAATGAGAATTTGTATCTGATTCCGATTTCTGAGTGTTGTTGTAACATGTCGTTTATACCATCTCATTTATTGGCTGCTCAACTCTATCAGGAAAGCCTTGTAGAGGGAAAAGATACTTGTTGTCTCTGCCTCCGCAAAGCTGGCATGTGCTTAAGGGTACACATCATACATTCCTGCTTATCTAATCTAGACGTAGAAAACCAAACACTGAGAATCTTGCTAAATTTTGTCTCTTCCAATATGCAGTGTAGTAGTGGGGACTGCCACATAACTTTTCATCCTACTTGTGCTAGAAACTCTGGTTTCTACATGAACACAAAAGGGTTTGGTACTACGTCACAGCACAAAGCATACTGTGCCAAACACAGCGCACAACAGAAGGAGGTAAATCTGAGTATTTTTGAGTTATAGATCTCTTGATCTGTGTGATGCTTGTTTTGCTCCTCACATGGACCAGAAGGTGCATTGTATGCTGCATGTAGTCGTGTGTTGGTATAAATGTGTAATCACTTTTCTGTCTCTTACCTTCTTTCTGGATATTTTTATGCAGGATGATGCGCAGCGATATGGACCTCAGGAGCTCAGGAACATGAAACGGATGAGGGTTAGTATTTCTTATTTACTTTATATTGTTTTCCTGTGTTTGGTAACTTTAGAGTGTTTGCTCAATTACTAAAAAAATAATGCAAATGTTACTGTAGAATGTTTTGAATGCTTCAAGTCCAAGTGTTTGAACACCTATATTTGCTGACATTCTGCTTTATTTAAATCACTCAAGAGTTATGCTCATTTCTGTTCTCCAACTATTTATACTGTTTAATATTAGCTCCAAACAAGGGCTTTGTTATGCTGTGTTTGAAATATCAATTTTCTGGTGATACAAGAGCTCATGAATCATGGTCAGTTATGTGGAGATCAGTCTGGCTGGGGTTCAGGGGTTTACTCAGCTGGTTTGGCTGGTGTTTCTTCTCAATGCATAATTGTGGGGCGGTCTTTCCCCCCATCAGTCAAGTTTTGATGTGGAGATCAGTCTGAAACTAATAAGTTATCCTTAGCTACCTTGTAAAACCATGTGGTTTGCCTGTATCTTGTTGAATTAGCTACATACATTTTCTTGGTCTACATTATACCAACACCGCAATTAATGGGGGCAAATCTCATCAGTTATTACTCGTACACATAGGTTATTTTCCTTATAAATCCTCCAGGAATGGCTGTACTCCTGTGACATGCACTTCTCCGTTTTATTTGTTTGGTTGTTTCCAAGCACCGATTTAAGATGCATATAAGGATCCTTTTAGATTCTATCCTCCCATGATTTGCAAGGAGCTAAGCTCATGGGAGACATGGCGTTTGTATGGCTTATGCAGAAAGGATTTCATACATATACCAGCACTTTCCTCGTAGATGcttttttatatatatcctgGTCAGAAGTTGCAACATGTTGCTAAACTAATCTTGGGCAAGAACAATGTAAAAGTTTGTGTGCATTGGCTAGCTAGTTTGTGCAGAGTGGTTCATGTTTCCAGTGTGTTATTTTCTTGCCATCATGATTTATTACTGTTTATTTGTTGGCTCCCACTATGGTACTCCCAATAACTGTGGAACATCCATTTGATTAGATCCGACTGAAAAAAGGTGACGAACGAGGTAATAGGTTGCCCATTATTAATATTATTTTAGAAAATAGGATAAATTAGCAAATTTAGATCTAGTTTGAAATAAATGTATAGGTGCATCCACATGTTAATCTTTTTTTACATGTGTCCTGTAATATGACGCAACATAAACAAATGTGAAATATGTACGTTTGATTGTGATGCAAATATAAGAAATGTGCCTACTAGATTAGGTTTAATTGGAACAAGAAACATATTCGAATTTGACAAAAAACATTCCCATGATTTGAGAAACGACTCGAGAAGGAAATCGTAAGATCACTACTGATCTAAGCTGAAAGCTTGATAACTTGGATGACACACGCAATGAATTCATTGATTTGCCAGGTCCGGCATATGTAGTAGTACAGGTTGGATGGTTGCCTAATCAACCGGATTACATGCCAAATTAGTTACTAGAGAAGATAGGAATGAATCTTTCTTCTGTTGACTGCAGCTGCTACGTACCCCAGGTGTTGCCCTGGTGCTGTTGCCAGACATGGCACAGCGGGCTGTGATGCATGACAGATGACGGGAATGCCTGTGATGCGGTACAGATGTACAGTAGACGTGTAGCTCTAGCCAGGCAATGAAACGTTACGGCATGTACAGAATTATAATATGGTGAAGATTAGTAAAGCAATCATCTCGAGCCAACCTGAGCTCTGCACAAATCAACGGCGCACTGAAGCGAGCCTGACGAAATCATGCAAAGGAGCAGAGCGTGTTAGTCATGCGGTCGCAGGAGCActtggaggaagaagcagagtggCTCAGTGGATGCCGACTCTTTGCGATGTTGGATGTGAGCGTGGAGACGGAAACCGGGATAGTCGGTTATTTCTCTTTTTACCTTTAGCTAATTGTTTCATCGCTTCTAAAAATCAAGGGCTCAGATTTATTTGACCTCTTACCTCCTAGGAGGTAATGGAATACCTTAAATGACCTTTGTTTGTTACTTATTACTTTTTTAGTGGTAAAttgatatacatgaatatacaTGAACTCTGTTACCAAATAGGCAGCCAAAGGGGTTACGTATACAAGGTAATGTTTGCACAAAGCACCCTACACTAGGTGGAGAACACAGCACGCAATATAATCAAACAGTGTTTATATGAATAATAGATCCAGGAGCAGGTTCAATCCTGTTGTCATCATACTCAAGTTCATTTCTGTTTTGCTATCCGCATGATTCATTCATATCGATACACTTTGCTAACTCGTGGAGCATCTAGGTGTAATTTCTGGGTGTCATTACTCAGTTACTACTTGAATTTGTTTCTTCAGAGGACGCCCCCTTCTATTTTAGTTCTTATAAGTACACATATTATCCTTTTGCAGGTTGAATTGGAAAAATTGCGCCTCTTATGTGAGAGGGTAATTAAGAGAGAGAAGGTGAAGGTATGTATAGATGGAAATTTTTGTGCTTATATGATGCTAAAAGTTGAGATATGAGTATATGACAGTCATGCTTGAATTAGAAATACACAATGGGGCATAGTGTATTcattaccccccccccccctcggcAACCCCCCAACTGATTTGTTTCACTCAACTGTTGCAACCTTCTCCTTGTTAAGACCAGAGAATGGAATAACTATCAACCACCCTTTGAATAATTACAGGTGCTTAGGCTAATTAGGGGGAGTTAAGGAATAAGTGCATGGGGTAATTAGGGGGAGTTAAGGAATAAGTGCATGGGGTGGATGGAGGTTTGGGACACTTCTTGGCCTTGGACAGAGGGAAGTCATAGTATCCTCCACGGTGCCCCAATTTAGTTTCATAACAAACCCAGCTGTTGACAGCCTGACAGGCTGACACCAGTACGGCATTGCGCCGGCACCTAATAGCTGACATCTTAGATCTTTGTGAAGTTCGCAATATCATTTTTTTTAGATACAGGGCCTTAGTCCCTACCTTTTCTGAAGGTTTGTGTGGGAGCTGGGGTTAACCAGCTCCATTCCTTGGAGCTTAAGCAGCTGGACCAATGCAGCTCCACAAGTTTGCAATATCTGGTTCATGCGACTTCCTCTTTTTCTTATGTTGCAGTTGCAATCTTTGTTCAAAATAAACGTAACTGTTTACTGGGTCAGTTTGACTTGTACGTACTTCATTTATAGATATATACAGTAAAACAGACAGGTTTTTATGTTATGATAAGGGAAGTGGTTGTGAGTGTGTTGTTTCCTGTGCTCGGTGATTCAGATTCTGGAAAGCAAAACTATTGATAATTGATAATCTGAACTTAAAACTG
Coding sequences within it:
- the LOC112879074 gene encoding uncharacterized protein LOC112879074 isoform X2, translated to MSGEMARAEVSPEGAAPGFGADLYAQATKALALRTPFEGEEAASRVPTLPARLVSWAGPGDARKKHKKIQLPPPDDAAVEPPPRPAAKVGLWEQFEAYFRPVTLADVEMLKPKLPFGYNNLDSCMLIPFLGSGKELVNQAETYDVAVAETSSYLGVGGAEVVSNRERGEQSVHLLSQKEKRDQSVDPDIHDVVVQQMVSDKDLSRRSRVSVQPGERPFEVDQAGRNGIVSAQCVEEEESSLNWLLGATGRFVLTSERPNKKRKLLGVDAGLEQLVLLPRLGAEKSSSCDVCCLGESSMDSNRIVNCSNCKVSVHQKCYGLRVVPDGQWLCAWCTYLESNKDSGSTQSTPCVLCPKEKGALKPIEVEPTQNADVSHLKFVHLFCSLWAPEVFVEDMESMEPVTNLDSVLENRMKLTCSICKIKHGACVRCSHGTCRAAFHPICARESKHQMEIWGKSKHSNVELRAFCSKHSAVGYTSLVKNSNHASEQSPTESRPNTTNLITGKIPKLRFTRKNKDKFMNSETSASSSGNLIRVETIEQDTLAYTVRNANAQPIRSWETDTGHPSGGGDRMRSSGDIAVVLRKLIDSGKVSVGDIASEVGISSESLEAALVGETTTFSHGLMLKIIKWLQNSVHMHTIRGNARKGNSVVLQDNNSDGSDTTDTVDTKIPLVPADDKEPFVDMSDSAVTEPTLTRSKSNSKILEGDNTTCATGVTILQNGNKNMVKEGVDLECSPAKEFAKESTREFSPIGSNGVSKEEKGKLILNNTCGNKEFGTSMEMPNENRGVLLGRKSDNLIEAGLGSDSKEGVSSLDHYFSQGDHARDGENSIENSSVTPRDCDSSCSHGQPFFNFDDSHSYIHPFIKKKISHHWDITFNQNKEALDHHEHSCPHEKLPVDSFEEHEDATDTTTSDQVLKAKSMRVLEHAPDDEVEGEMVYLQARLLDNAVVLKHRCEKLIAKVVQNLSRELDAFSRRKWDLIFVNQFLRDVREAKKRGRKEKRHKEAQAVLAAAAAAVASSSRNSIMRKDAKEDAAPANQENSPKLVAGSSRVGQRTKDSLKSSNSKVQPDNKFGSFHMPISSNENELYCDVCMRTETVLNRIFICSRCKAAVHIDCYRNMENSIGPWKCELCEDQDISLETSTASDKSDCNGKKLHFARCGMCHGTSGAFRKTADGQWVHAFCAEWLLDTKYVRGQENPVEGMESLVEGKDTCCLCLRKAGMCLRCSSGDCHITFHPTCARNSGFYMNTKGFGTTSQHKAYCAKHSAQQKEDDAQRYGPQELRNMKRMRVELEKLRLLCERVIKREKVKRETVLCDHDIIAKTKDTVVFSYLACGASSESATTSVNNRSYSGTAQRSDDVTVDSTISGKKTIRFSLNSRDAERNTADSSRTLISFKRKLSERGLHAGKQLPQRPAITSQKLEDGEKKTNDKKREMFQKELVMTSDQASTQNQRLPKGYVYVPRDSLSKERPWNRNTQPHTPQEPGG